From Amycolatopsis sp. cg9, one genomic window encodes:
- a CDS encoding MGMT family protein → MDDVLHERVREIIESVPAGTVATYGDIAALAGAPSPRMVGAILAEDGHDLPWHRILRANGTPAPHLVHDQLERLRAEGVLADGQRVDLRKYRWKHGGDEDPGPEGLF, encoded by the coding sequence ATGGACGACGTTCTGCACGAGCGCGTGCGGGAGATCATCGAGTCGGTGCCGGCCGGCACGGTGGCGACGTACGGCGACATTGCGGCGCTCGCCGGCGCGCCTTCGCCGCGGATGGTGGGCGCCATCCTCGCCGAGGACGGGCACGACCTGCCGTGGCACCGGATCCTGCGCGCGAACGGGACCCCGGCGCCCCACCTGGTCCACGACCAGCTGGAGCGGCTGCGGGCGGAAGGGGTGCTGGCCGACGGTCAGCGCGTGGACCTGCGGAAGTACCGCTGGAAGCACGGAGGTGACGAGGATCCCGGTCCGGAAGGGCTGTTCTGA
- a CDS encoding ATP-dependent helicase, whose amino-acid sequence MRTPVPDAPTFTWDEDARRVLSAPGGFRRVLGGPGTGKTSLLASAATRRIAEGVDPENVLVLTTSRKAADALRADITRRLTADPDQARPLPRTVREPLVRTVHSYAYSLLRLEATAGELPPPRLLAGAEQDVVVRELLAGDLDEEAGYWPEALRPALIVPGFAEELRDLLMRAAERGLGPEDLAELGRRRGREEWIAAGQFWAQYEEVTQLQGAGGNALGVASAPALDAAELVTSALLALEDDDELRERERTRVRHLFVDDAHHLDPLQTSLVRVIGHTAAEFVVAGDPDQNVFSFRGADASLFADADPDGSRTVTLTTSHRLAPAVRLAVAKIGATLPGASAHRKIVPPKGATGGNVRVRVMPTPAAEASWIADQLRRAHLVDGVPWSEIAVLVRSPARTFLVLQRALRAAGVPIGSATEELPLAKQPAVRPLLAVLKLAPAPELLDVDLAEMLLSSALGGADPLALRRLRRGLRRLELAGGGQRSSDELLVEALRGGDILAGLADAEAEPVRRVGGLLRVTHQAVARGDGVEQVLWQLWTESGLQDKLLKQVERGGSLAAQADRDLDAVVALFDAAGRYVDRLPRASVASFADYLGAQRIAGDTLAPAAVPGDGVSLLTAHAAAGREWTVVAVAGVQEGAWPDLRLRGSVLGVERLKDLMAGVDDDAVSQTAPILAEERRLFYLAMSRAKQTLLVTAVSGEDEQPSRFLDDLEENGADDGGLDSRMKPPGRSLVLAELVGELREVVCDDKAEPARRRRAAKQLARLADAKVPGAHPSTWYGLLPASSDEPVHPPGDLIRISPSTVEILTKCPLRWMIERHGGSDPAQLAAVTGTLVHGLAEAVASGRTDAELQSALDDAWVRVDAGAPWFSRRERRRVEQMLQNFVTWLERSRAELKEAGVEQDIEVELPAGGADEVRVLLRGRVDRVELDADGRPVIVDIKTGKVPVSGADAEAHPQLAAYQLAVLLGAIKGSNEPGGAKLVYVAKANNKTGATERSQPPMDEVGGKQWLELVRDAAASAAGPDYQAQENPDCDRCPARGCCPLRPEGRQVPGP is encoded by the coding sequence GTGCGCACGCCGGTCCCCGACGCACCCACGTTCACCTGGGACGAAGACGCCCGCCGCGTGCTCTCCGCACCCGGCGGGTTCCGCCGCGTGCTCGGCGGCCCCGGCACCGGCAAGACGTCGCTGCTCGCCTCGGCCGCCACCCGCCGCATCGCCGAGGGCGTGGACCCCGAGAACGTGCTCGTGCTCACCACGTCCCGCAAGGCCGCGGACGCCCTGCGCGCCGACATCACGCGCCGCCTCACCGCCGACCCGGACCAGGCGCGGCCGCTGCCCCGGACCGTCCGCGAACCGCTCGTGCGCACCGTGCACTCCTACGCCTACTCGCTGCTGCGGCTGGAAGCGACGGCCGGCGAGCTCCCGCCGCCGCGGCTGCTCGCGGGCGCCGAGCAGGACGTCGTCGTGCGCGAGCTGCTGGCCGGCGACCTCGACGAGGAAGCCGGGTACTGGCCGGAGGCGCTGCGGCCCGCCCTGATCGTCCCGGGCTTCGCCGAAGAGCTGCGCGACCTGCTGATGCGCGCGGCCGAACGCGGGCTCGGCCCGGAGGACCTCGCCGAGCTGGGGCGGCGCCGCGGCCGCGAGGAGTGGATCGCCGCCGGGCAGTTCTGGGCGCAGTACGAAGAGGTCACGCAGCTGCAGGGCGCCGGCGGCAACGCGCTCGGCGTCGCGAGCGCGCCCGCGCTGGACGCCGCCGAGCTGGTCACTTCCGCGCTGCTCGCCCTCGAGGACGACGACGAGCTGCGCGAACGGGAGCGCACGCGCGTGCGGCACCTGTTCGTCGACGACGCCCACCACCTCGACCCGCTGCAGACCAGCCTGGTCCGGGTGATCGGGCACACCGCGGCCGAGTTCGTCGTGGCCGGCGACCCCGACCAGAACGTGTTCTCCTTCCGCGGCGCGGACGCGAGCCTGTTCGCCGACGCCGACCCGGACGGCAGCCGGACCGTCACGCTCACGACGTCGCACCGGCTGGCCCCGGCCGTGCGCTTGGCCGTGGCGAAGATCGGCGCGACCCTGCCGGGCGCGTCGGCGCACCGCAAGATCGTCCCGCCGAAGGGGGCCACCGGCGGGAACGTGCGCGTCCGCGTGATGCCGACGCCCGCCGCCGAGGCGAGCTGGATCGCCGACCAGCTGCGCCGCGCGCACCTCGTCGACGGCGTGCCGTGGTCGGAGATCGCGGTGCTCGTCCGGTCGCCGGCGCGGACTTTCCTGGTGCTGCAACGGGCGTTGCGCGCCGCCGGCGTCCCGATCGGCTCGGCGACGGAGGAGCTGCCGCTGGCGAAGCAGCCCGCGGTGCGGCCGCTGCTCGCCGTGCTGAAGCTCGCGCCCGCGCCCGAACTCCTCGACGTCGACCTCGCGGAAATGCTGCTGTCGTCGGCACTCGGCGGCGCGGACCCGCTGGCGCTGCGGCGGTTGCGGCGCGGCCTGCGCCGGCTCGAACTGGCCGGGGGCGGGCAGCGCTCGAGCGACGAGCTGCTCGTGGAAGCGCTGCGCGGCGGGGACATCCTCGCCGGGCTGGCCGACGCCGAGGCCGAGCCGGTGCGGCGCGTCGGCGGGCTGCTGCGCGTCACGCACCAGGCCGTGGCCCGCGGCGACGGCGTCGAGCAGGTGCTGTGGCAGCTGTGGACCGAAAGCGGGCTGCAGGACAAGCTGCTGAAGCAGGTCGAGCGCGGCGGATCGCTGGCCGCGCAGGCCGATCGTGATCTCGACGCCGTGGTCGCGCTGTTCGACGCCGCCGGCCGGTACGTCGACCGGCTGCCGCGCGCGAGTGTCGCATCGTTCGCGGACTATCTTGGCGCGCAACGGATCGCGGGCGACACGCTCGCCCCGGCCGCCGTCCCCGGCGACGGCGTCTCGCTGCTCACCGCGCACGCGGCCGCCGGTCGCGAGTGGACGGTCGTCGCCGTCGCGGGCGTCCAGGAGGGCGCGTGGCCGGACCTGCGGCTGCGGGGATCCGTGCTGGGCGTGGAACGGCTCAAGGACCTGATGGCCGGCGTCGACGACGACGCCGTGTCCCAGACCGCGCCGATCCTCGCCGAGGAGCGGCGCCTGTTCTACCTCGCGATGAGCCGCGCGAAGCAGACGCTGCTGGTCACCGCGGTTTCGGGTGAGGACGAGCAGCCGTCCCGGTTCCTCGACGACCTGGAGGAGAACGGCGCGGACGACGGCGGTCTCGACTCGCGGATGAAGCCGCCGGGCCGGTCGCTGGTGCTGGCCGAGCTGGTGGGGGAGCTGCGCGAGGTCGTCTGCGACGACAAGGCGGAGCCGGCGCGCCGGCGCAGGGCGGCGAAGCAGCTCGCCCGGCTGGCCGACGCGAAGGTGCCGGGCGCGCACCCGAGCACGTGGTACGGCCTGCTCCCGGCGTCCAGCGACGAGCCGGTGCACCCGCCGGGCGACCTGATCCGGATCTCACCGTCCACAGTGGAGATCCTGACGAAGTGCCCGCTGCGCTGGATGATCGAGCGCCACGGGGGCAGCGACCCGGCGCAGCTGGCCGCGGTGACCGGGACGCTGGTGCACGGGCTGGCGGAGGCGGTCGCGTCCGGCCGCACCGACGCGGAGCTGCAGTCCGCGTTGGACGACGCGTGGGTGCGCGTCGACGCCGGGGCGCCGTGGTTCTCCCGGCGCGAACGGCGGCGCGTCGAGCAGATGCTGCAGAACTTCGTGACGTGGCTGGAGCGCAGCCGGGCGGAGCTGAAGGAAGCCGGCGTCGAGCAGGACATCGAGGTGGAGCTGCCGGCCGGCGGCGCCGACGAAGTCCGGGTGCTGCTGCGCGGCCGCGTCGACCGGGTGGAGCTGGACGCCGACGGGCGGCCGGTGATCGTCGACATCAAGACGGGGAAGGTGCCCGTTTCCGGCGCGGACGCCGAGGCGCACCCGCAGCTGGCGGCGTACCAGCTCGCGGTGCTGCTGGGGGCGATCAAGGGCAGCAACGAACCCGGCGGCGCGAAGCTGGTTTACGTCGCGAAGGCGAACAACAAGACCGGGGCCACCGAGCGGTCCCAGCCGCCGATGGACGAGGTCGGCGGCAAGCAGTGGCTGGAACTGGTCCGCGACGCCGCGGCTTCCGCCGCCGGCCCGGACTACCAGGCGCAGGAGAACCCGGACTGCGACCGCTGCCCGGCGCGCGGCTGCTGCCCGCTGCGTCCCGAGGGCAGGCAGGTGCCAGGCCCGTGA
- a CDS encoding ATP-dependent helicase encodes MSPLLVATPVEPAELADALGLHRPTPEQATVIAAPVEPSLVVAGAGAGKTETMAARVVWLVANGIVSPDRVLGLTFTRKAARQLGERVRARLRRLAGSGLLDRLDPTGALRSTVVAGEPTVLTYHAYAGRMLSEHGLRLPVQPGVRLLSETSSWQIAHRVVSTWDNELDTDRVPPTVTADLLALAGELGEHLISTEQLAEYTRWLCQVIETAPRAKGQRAALPQKLTEIMAAQHFRLALLPLVEEYHRRKRNEGALDFADQMSLAAQLASGYPSVVRGERERYGAVLLDEYQDTGHAQRVLLRALFGGVENPPMPVTAVGDPAQAIYGWRGASAANLPRFTTDFPRFDGERLVPAHDFGLLTSFRNPPEILDLANAIAEPLRARGLGVERLRAREGAGPADIACALLPDIRAEREWVADALSRRWYAHQERTGKPPTAAVLVRRRADMAPIAAELRARGLPVEVVGLGGLLDEPEVADLVSTLKVLADPLSGSAAARLLTGARWRLAAADVAALWRRAGELSSPEKPDTPELVAERVEQAGLIDAIDEPGAADRYSAEGYRRIRRIGWELAALRRRLDQSLPELVADVERTMLLDVESLARPGSAGRAHLDAFAEVVTDYAETAPTATLLSFVDYLNTAAHAEDGLTPGEVEVVPDRVQVLTVHSSKGLEWEVVAVPHLVHEVFPGRRRSSSWLRTATSLPAVLRGDAEDLPELRIAEGYDRKEVQEGLELHEVGFVEREQSEERRLCYVALTRSEHALIVSGHWWNESSSRAKGPSEFLTEIADVLRETGVGQLADWAPEPTSDDENPLVSDSRKARWPVDPLADRRTGVQTGVELVSEAMSSSSEDTAESSEEEDDDPDGWLTDTDVLLEEWARKDDHVKRVPLPSRLTVSQLVTLADDSARLASDLRRPLPMEPNSFARRGTEFHGWLERRFGGDQLIEIDDLPGAADFDEAPDADFEELRAAFEESEWAERVPEAVEVSFSADVEGITLRGRMDAVFWHPDGYWEVVDWKTGSVPAESRLPALAVQLAAYRMAWAALKNVPVAQVRAAFHYVRANRTIRPADLLDAEGLRRLLRDIPEA; translated from the coding sequence GTGAGCCCGCTTCTCGTCGCCACTCCCGTCGAGCCCGCGGAACTCGCCGACGCGCTCGGGCTGCACCGGCCGACTCCCGAGCAGGCCACCGTCATCGCCGCGCCCGTCGAACCCTCCCTCGTGGTCGCCGGGGCCGGGGCCGGGAAGACCGAAACCATGGCCGCGCGGGTGGTCTGGCTCGTCGCCAACGGGATCGTCAGCCCCGACCGCGTGCTCGGCCTCACCTTCACCCGCAAGGCCGCCCGCCAGCTCGGCGAACGCGTCCGCGCGCGGCTGCGGCGCCTCGCCGGGTCCGGGCTGCTCGACCGCCTCGACCCCACCGGCGCCCTGCGGTCCACTGTGGTCGCGGGGGAACCGACCGTCCTCACCTACCACGCCTACGCCGGGCGCATGCTCTCCGAGCACGGCCTCCGGCTGCCGGTGCAACCCGGCGTCCGGCTGCTGTCCGAGACGTCGTCGTGGCAGATCGCGCACCGGGTCGTGTCCACTTGGGACAACGAGCTCGACACCGACCGCGTCCCGCCGACCGTCACCGCGGACCTGCTCGCCCTCGCCGGCGAACTCGGCGAGCACCTCATCTCCACCGAGCAGCTCGCCGAGTACACCCGGTGGCTGTGCCAGGTCATCGAAACCGCGCCGCGGGCCAAGGGGCAGCGGGCCGCGCTGCCGCAGAAGCTCACGGAAATCATGGCGGCACAGCACTTCCGGCTCGCGCTGCTGCCGCTCGTCGAGGAGTACCACCGGCGCAAGCGCAACGAAGGCGCGCTCGACTTCGCCGACCAGATGTCGCTGGCCGCGCAGCTCGCGAGCGGCTACCCGTCGGTCGTGCGCGGCGAGCGGGAACGCTACGGCGCCGTCCTGCTCGACGAGTACCAGGACACCGGGCACGCCCAGCGCGTCCTGCTGCGCGCGCTGTTCGGCGGCGTCGAGAACCCGCCGATGCCGGTGACCGCCGTCGGCGACCCGGCGCAGGCCATCTACGGCTGGCGCGGCGCCAGCGCCGCCAACCTGCCCCGGTTCACCACGGACTTCCCGCGCTTCGACGGCGAACGCCTGGTGCCCGCGCACGACTTCGGGCTGCTCACCAGCTTCCGGAACCCCCCGGAGATCCTCGACCTCGCGAACGCGATCGCCGAACCGCTGCGCGCCCGCGGCCTCGGCGTCGAACGGCTGCGGGCGCGCGAAGGCGCCGGTCCCGCGGACATCGCGTGCGCGCTGCTGCCGGACATCCGCGCCGAACGCGAGTGGGTCGCCGACGCGCTGTCCCGGCGCTGGTACGCCCACCAGGAACGGACCGGCAAGCCGCCGACCGCCGCGGTCCTCGTGCGGCGCCGCGCCGACATGGCCCCGATCGCCGCCGAGCTGCGGGCGCGCGGCCTGCCGGTCGAGGTCGTCGGGCTCGGCGGGCTGCTCGACGAGCCCGAGGTCGCCGACCTCGTATCGACGTTGAAGGTGCTCGCGGACCCGCTGTCGGGCAGCGCGGCGGCCCGGCTCCTGACCGGCGCGCGCTGGCGCCTCGCGGCCGCCGACGTCGCCGCGCTGTGGCGGCGCGCGGGCGAGCTCTCCAGCCCGGAGAAGCCGGACACCCCGGAGCTGGTCGCCGAGCGCGTCGAGCAGGCCGGGCTGATCGACGCCATCGACGAACCCGGTGCGGCGGACCGGTATTCCGCGGAGGGCTACCGGCGCATCCGGCGGATCGGCTGGGAGCTGGCCGCGCTGCGGCGCCGGCTCGACCAGTCGCTGCCGGAGCTCGTCGCCGACGTCGAGCGCACGATGCTCCTGGACGTGGAATCCCTGGCGCGGCCCGGATCCGCGGGACGCGCCCACCTGGACGCGTTCGCCGAAGTCGTCACCGACTACGCCGAGACGGCGCCGACCGCGACCCTGTTGTCCTTTGTGGACTACCTGAACACCGCCGCGCACGCGGAAGACGGGCTCACCCCCGGCGAGGTCGAGGTCGTCCCGGACCGGGTGCAGGTGCTCACCGTGCACTCGTCGAAGGGCCTGGAGTGGGAGGTCGTCGCGGTCCCGCACCTGGTGCACGAGGTGTTCCCCGGCCGGCGGCGCTCGTCGTCGTGGCTGCGGACCGCGACGTCGCTGCCCGCCGTGCTGCGCGGCGACGCCGAAGACCTGCCGGAGCTGCGCATCGCCGAGGGCTACGACCGCAAGGAAGTCCAAGAAGGACTGGAGCTGCACGAGGTCGGGTTCGTCGAGCGGGAGCAGTCGGAGGAGCGGCGGCTCTGCTACGTGGCGCTGACGCGGTCCGAGCACGCCCTGATCGTTTCCGGGCACTGGTGGAACGAAAGCAGCAGCCGCGCGAAGGGACCGTCGGAGTTCCTGACCGAGATCGCCGACGTGCTGCGCGAAACCGGCGTCGGGCAGCTCGCCGACTGGGCGCCGGAACCGACGTCGGACGACGAAAACCCGCTGGTCTCGGACTCGCGGAAGGCCCGGTGGCCGGTCGACCCGCTGGCGGACCGGCGCACCGGCGTGCAGACCGGGGTCGAGCTGGTGTCCGAAGCGATGTCCTCTTCTTCCGAGGACACCGCGGAGTCCTCGGAAGAAGAGGACGACGACCCGGACGGCTGGCTGACCGACACCGACGTCCTGCTGGAGGAGTGGGCGCGCAAGGACGACCACGTCAAGCGGGTCCCGCTGCCTTCGCGGCTCACGGTGAGCCAGCTGGTCACGCTGGCCGACGACAGTGCCCGGCTCGCGAGCGACCTGCGCCGGCCGCTGCCGATGGAGCCCAACAGCTTCGCCCGCCGCGGCACGGAGTTCCACGGCTGGCTGGAGCGCCGCTTCGGGGGCGACCAGCTCATCGAAATCGACGATCTCCCGGGTGCGGCCGACTTCGACGAGGCCCCCGACGCGGACTTCGAGGAGCTCCGGGCGGCGTTCGAGGAAAGCGAGTGGGCGGAGCGGGTTCCGGAAGCGGTGGAGGTGTCGTTCTCGGCCGACGTCGAGGGCATCACCCTGCGCGGCCGGATGGACGCGGTGTTCTGGCATCCGGACGGCTATTGGGAAGTCGTGGACTGGAAGACGGGCTCGGTCCCGGCCGAGTCGCGGCTCCCGGCACTGGCGGTCCAGCTGGCGGCGTACCGGATGGCGTGGGCGGCGCTGAAGAACGTCCCGGTGGCGCAGGTGCGGGCGGCGTTCCACTACGTCCGGGCGAACCGCACGATCCGCCCGGCGGACCTGCTGGACGCGGAAGGCCTGCGCCGCCTGCTGCGGGACATCCCGGAGGCGTGA
- a CDS encoding TrkA family potassium uptake protein, with protein MKALRRLPLGSLTDRPDHELVGVLRMPELTVSPLRSIVKRIIGALLALLATVIIVYVDRDGYRDANGDGLSLLDSLYYATVSLSTTGYGDIAPATSSARLVNVLVITPLRVLFLIVLVGTTLEVLTERSRQAFKIQKWRTKVRDHTVVVGFGTKGRSAVNALLGDENVAPGQIVVVDTDQQALDAASALGLVAVHGSATRSDVLRVAAVQHARAVVVAPNRDDTAVLVTLTARELAPKAHIVASVREAENVHLLKQSGANQVVVSSETAGRLLGMATSTPLVVDIMEDLLTPESGLAIAERAVEPAEEGGSPRHLPDLVLGLVRDGVLYRVDAPQADAIEPGDKLLYVKKVTQAEKIEQR; from the coding sequence ATGAAGGCCCTGAGGCGGTTGCCACTGGGCAGTCTCACCGATCGGCCGGACCACGAGCTCGTCGGCGTCCTGCGGATGCCCGAGCTGACGGTCAGCCCGCTGCGGTCCATCGTGAAGCGGATCATCGGCGCGCTGCTGGCGCTGCTGGCCACCGTGATCATCGTCTACGTCGACCGCGACGGGTACCGCGACGCGAACGGCGACGGACTGTCCCTGCTGGACAGCCTGTACTACGCCACCGTGTCGCTCTCGACCACCGGTTACGGCGACATCGCGCCGGCCACGTCGTCCGCCCGGCTGGTGAACGTCCTGGTGATCACCCCGCTGCGGGTGCTCTTCCTCATCGTCCTGGTCGGGACCACCCTGGAAGTGCTCACCGAGCGCTCCCGCCAGGCGTTCAAGATCCAGAAGTGGAGGACGAAGGTGCGCGACCACACGGTCGTCGTCGGGTTCGGCACCAAGGGCCGGTCCGCCGTCAACGCGCTGCTCGGCGACGAGAACGTCGCCCCGGGCCAGATCGTCGTCGTCGACACCGACCAGCAGGCCCTCGACGCGGCGAGCGCGCTGGGCCTGGTCGCCGTGCACGGCTCGGCCACCCGCTCCGACGTCCTCCGCGTCGCCGCGGTGCAGCACGCGCGCGCGGTCGTCGTCGCCCCGAACCGGGACGACACCGCGGTGCTCGTCACCCTCACCGCCCGTGAGCTGGCGCCCAAGGCGCACATCGTGGCGTCGGTGCGGGAGGCGGAGAACGTCCACCTGCTCAAGCAGTCGGGCGCCAACCAGGTCGTCGTCTCCAGCGAGACCGCCGGGCGGCTGCTCGGCATGGCGACGTCGACGCCGCTGGTCGTCGACATCATGGAGGACCTGCTCACCCCCGAATCCGGCCTGGCGATCGCCGAGCGGGCGGTCGAGCCGGCGGAGGAGGGCGGGTCGCCGCGGCACCTGCCCGACCTCGTCCTCGGCCTGGTCCGCGACGGCGTCCTCTACCGCGTCGACGCCCCGCAGGCCGACGCCATCGAGCCCGGCGACAAGCTCCTGTACGTCAAGAAGGTCACGCAGGCGGAGAAGATCGAGCAGCGGTAA
- a CDS encoding neutral zinc metallopeptidase, protein MPGAQPDLPWLGQPHTVAVPKRRSPAAVIGVCLGAVAVLVLGLVAIVALNRTETPLANPNFRDAPSSQDSPAPLPPGGAGAPASASAPSSETPSPTATGPQKVLKLADHPILQDPNAGLQNRVCTLPAWQSTQEGAEAFFTAASKCLDAAWGPFLEAYHLPFTPPALHFPTGASFETECGTIQVGIATAAYYCENNLYVPFRGLQTDQYGNNPGVYLALFAHEYGHHVQEVAGLMDAAWQKIYEAGQNSPAGLEMSRRKELQAQCFSGMFLGAHVDQGGTISRDMYNKAWNDQETRGDNTSRSHDHGTNAHYAAWWRAGATSNRIADCNTFAAPSSEVS, encoded by the coding sequence GTGCCGGGTGCGCAACCGGATCTCCCGTGGCTCGGCCAGCCGCACACCGTGGCCGTCCCGAAGCGCCGCTCCCCGGCCGCCGTGATCGGCGTGTGCCTGGGCGCGGTGGCCGTGCTGGTGCTCGGGCTGGTCGCGATCGTCGCGCTCAACCGCACCGAGACCCCGCTGGCCAACCCCAACTTCCGTGACGCACCGTCGTCGCAGGACAGTCCGGCGCCCCTGCCGCCCGGCGGCGCGGGTGCCCCGGCGTCGGCGTCGGCCCCGTCGTCCGAGACGCCGTCGCCCACCGCGACCGGCCCGCAGAAGGTCCTCAAGCTGGCCGACCACCCGATCCTGCAGGACCCGAACGCCGGCCTGCAGAACCGCGTCTGCACGCTCCCGGCCTGGCAGAGCACGCAGGAGGGCGCGGAGGCGTTCTTCACCGCGGCCAGCAAGTGCCTCGACGCCGCGTGGGGCCCGTTCCTCGAGGCCTACCACCTGCCGTTCACCCCGCCGGCCCTGCACTTCCCGACCGGCGCGAGCTTCGAGACCGAGTGCGGCACCATCCAGGTCGGCATCGCGACCGCCGCGTACTACTGCGAAAACAACCTGTACGTCCCGTTCCGCGGGCTGCAGACCGACCAGTACGGCAACAACCCCGGCGTCTACCTGGCCCTGTTCGCCCACGAGTACGGGCACCACGTGCAGGAAGTCGCGGGCCTGATGGACGCGGCCTGGCAGAAGATCTACGAGGCCGGCCAGAACAGCCCCGCCGGGCTGGAGATGTCCCGCCGCAAGGAACTGCAGGCCCAGTGCTTCTCGGGCATGTTCCTCGGCGCGCACGTCGACCAGGGCGGCACGATCAGCCGCGACATGTACAACAAGGCGTGGAACGACCAGGAGACCCGCGGCGACAACACGTCCCGCAGCCACGACCACGGCACGAACGCGCACTACGCGGCCTGGTGGCGAGCGGGCGCGACGAGCAACCGGATCGCCGACTGCAACACCTTCGCGGCGCCGTCGTCCGAGGTCAGCTGA
- a CDS encoding DUF4129 domain-containing protein yields the protein MVTLFFTDVPVDIDRDPARRAAAEELSDPKYRDAQPGFLEQVGQWLGEQVEKLLKGVSSVVPGGPFGLLLVLVLLIVLVVVVRLRTGKVARTARADRVVFGGQRKNAADYRRSAAEAAAAGRYDDAVRDRFRAVVRALEERALLDTRSGRTADEAAAEAGVLLPAVADALRTGARLFDDVHYGGREGTEAAYRTLTELDEQCRRERPVAV from the coding sequence GTGGTGACGCTGTTCTTCACCGACGTCCCGGTCGACATCGACCGGGACCCGGCCCGCCGCGCCGCCGCGGAGGAGCTGAGCGACCCGAAGTACCGCGACGCGCAGCCGGGTTTCCTGGAGCAGGTCGGGCAGTGGCTCGGCGAGCAGGTGGAAAAGCTGCTGAAGGGCGTGTCGTCGGTGGTCCCGGGCGGGCCGTTCGGGCTGCTGCTGGTCCTGGTGCTGCTGATCGTGCTCGTCGTCGTGGTCCGGCTCCGCACCGGCAAGGTCGCCCGCACGGCCCGCGCCGACCGGGTCGTCTTCGGCGGGCAGCGCAAGAACGCCGCCGACTACCGCCGCTCGGCCGCCGAAGCCGCCGCGGCGGGCCGGTACGACGACGCCGTGCGCGACCGCTTCCGCGCGGTCGTGCGGGCGCTGGAGGAGCGCGCGCTGCTCGACACCCGCTCCGGCCGGACGGCGGACGAAGCCGCCGCCGAGGCCGGTGTCCTGCTGCCCGCCGTGGCCGACGCGCTGCGCACGGGCGCGCGGCTGTTCGACGACGTCCACTACGGCGGCCGCGAAGGCACCGAAGCGGCGTACCGGACGCTGACCGAGCTGGACGAGCAGTGCCGCCGCGAGCGGCCGGTCGCGGTATGA
- a CDS encoding DUF4350 domain-containing protein has translation MSSTSVSPDVRRIWRGARIPLALVALIFAAGALLLLGRGEQTHGALEPGSYEPGGAHALAKLLRDQGVDVRTAHTMAEADDAAGENATLLVTQPDLVPAKRLDALRERSADVVLVAPGAVTLHDSLPLVRRESDSDVGTLSPQCTVAAAVAAGDVTLGGTGYASPGARSCYPGEDGGGTLLQLADAGGTTTLLGSAAPLTNSRLADEGNAALALHLLGAHPRLVWYLPSVSDPGLDDTRKSIFDLIPSGWYYGAAQAGIAVALLALWRARRLGPVVTEPLPIVVRAAETAEGRARLYRRAKAADHAGETLRKATRTRLRTALGLPRDADPAALVASVSERTGRAANDVGAVLYGPPVTGDAALVRLAGELDTVEREAGRT, from the coding sequence ATGAGCAGCACCTCGGTCTCGCCGGACGTGCGCCGGATCTGGCGCGGGGCCCGGATCCCGCTCGCCCTCGTCGCCCTGATCTTCGCCGCGGGCGCGCTGCTCCTGCTCGGCCGCGGGGAGCAGACGCACGGCGCGCTCGAACCCGGCTCGTACGAACCCGGCGGCGCCCACGCGCTCGCGAAGCTCCTGCGCGACCAGGGCGTGGACGTCCGGACCGCGCACACGATGGCCGAGGCGGACGACGCGGCGGGCGAGAACGCGACGCTGCTCGTCACCCAGCCCGACCTGGTGCCGGCGAAGCGGCTCGACGCGCTGCGGGAGCGCTCCGCCGACGTCGTGCTGGTAGCACCGGGAGCGGTGACCCTGCACGACTCGCTGCCGCTGGTGCGCCGGGAAAGCGACAGCGACGTCGGCACGCTGAGCCCGCAGTGCACGGTCGCCGCGGCCGTCGCGGCGGGCGACGTCACCCTCGGCGGCACCGGGTACGCGTCCCCGGGCGCGCGGTCCTGCTACCCCGGCGAAGACGGCGGTGGCACGCTGCTGCAGCTCGCCGACGCGGGCGGCACGACGACGCTGCTGGGCTCGGCGGCGCCGCTGACCAACTCGCGGCTCGCCGACGAGGGCAACGCGGCGCTGGCGCTGCACCTGCTCGGGGCGCACCCGCGGCTGGTCTGGTACCTGCCGTCGGTCTCGGACCCGGGGCTGGACGACACCCGCAAGTCGATCTTCGACCTGATCCCCTCCGGCTGGTACTACGGAGCCGCGCAGGCGGGCATCGCCGTCGCGCTGCTGGCGCTGTGGCGGGCGCGGCGGCTGGGCCCGGTGGTCACCGAGCCGCTGCCGATCGTCGTCCGCGCGGCCGAAACCGCCGAGGGGCGCGCGCGGCTGTACCGGCGGGCGAAGGCGGCCGACCACGCGGGTGAGACGCTGCGGAAGGCCACGCGGACCCGGCTGCGGACCGCGCTGGGCCTGCCGCGCGACGCCGATCCGGCGGCGCTGGTGGCCTCGGTGAGCGAGCGCACCGGCCGCGCGGCGAACGACGTCGGGGCGGTGCTCTACGGCCCGCCGGTGACCGGCGACGCCGCGCTGGTCCGGCTGGCGGGCGAACTGGACACGGTGGAACGAGAGGCAGGGCGAACTTGA